Sequence from the Pirellulales bacterium genome:
TCGGCGGATTTTCTTCAGATTTTTGAATAAAACCGCGGCCCGGCAGGCTCTTTATAATAGAAGCCATCGATGGCAGCGAACATGCAATCACTGGCGGCGCGGCTGACACGCGGCGAAGAATCTGCTTTCGCCGAGTTGTACGACGCTTGCGCCGATCGATTGTACGGTTATCTATTATCGTGGCTCCATGATGCCGACGGCGCCAGCGACGTGCTCCAGGCTACGTTTGTGCGTGCGGTGCAAAATCGGAAGCGATTCGCGAAAGTCGAAAACCCGGTGGCATATTTGTTTCAAATGGCTCGCAACGAAGCGCTGCGCACAGTCCGGCGGGAAAAACGTCGACCAGAACGAAAAGCAACGAATTATGCGGAGGAAAAGTACAGTGTCGCCCCGGCTGCGCACGACGATGCAGAAATGGCGGCGGCGGCGCTCGCTAAGTTGAACCGAGATGATCGTGAGATTTTAGAACTCAAAATTTATGCCGGACTGACTTTCCAGGAAATTGCTCAAACAACCGGCCAGCCTGCGGCGACCGTGGCCACCCGCTATCGCCGTGCGTTGGAAGCGTTGCGGCCTTGGTTGGCAAAACAACTCCGATAACCAATTTCACCGAATTGATTCACAAGCAACATTCCCGATTTACGGCCCTTATTTGTGAGAACCCTTGTTATGGACAATTTACCGCTCGATCCACTGGAGCAGCAGCTAAGCACTGCCTTACG
This genomic interval carries:
- a CDS encoding RNA polymerase sigma factor, with the translated sequence MAANMQSLAARLTRGEESAFAELYDACADRLYGYLLSWLHDADGASDVLQATFVRAVQNRKRFAKVENPVAYLFQMARNEALRTVRREKRRPERKATNYAEEKYSVAPAAHDDAEMAAAALAKLNRDDREILELKIYAGLTFQEIAQTTGQPAATVATRYRRALEALRPWLAKQLR